The Lolium rigidum isolate FL_2022 chromosome 1, APGP_CSIRO_Lrig_0.1, whole genome shotgun sequence region GCTAAGACTGCATCGACACACTACAACCATGCACATGATTCTAGCAAAACCGGAGTGTGCTCGGTGGATTTCCTCCCGTTCTACCAAAGCTGGTGGTCTCACCAACACCACTTCCTCTTATATCCACAAAATGCCTCTGACGGTATCCCTGAGGGTGCAAAACGTCGTCCACGATAGTACCTTTGAAGGTTCAACCAAAGCTGGAGGTCTCACCACCGCATCCTCTTATATCCACAAAATGCTTCCGACGGTATCCCTGAGGGTGCAAAATGTCGCCCACGACAGTACCTTTGAAGGTTCAGAACGTCGCCCAAGAGTGCATCTCcgtcaaaaaaaggaaaaaaggaagcgCGCATTTGCTTGCGCTTCCGGAGAATGTGGCTACATCGACTACGACTAGCACTACATCGACTACGGAGagtactacatcaaccacgactaTCTTGACCACGGCTACATCATGTTCGACTACCTCGACACATCAACAACAACTCCACTCAACATTGTCCGCGTCATTACTTGGCGTCCATGACACTCAGAGTGTAACTGCGAGATGGAAGAAAATGCACTAGAAAGGGACATTGATGATGACAAGGCAAATAAGGAGACAAAAATGTGAGACATCAAATCCAGTCGCAGGTCATCCGCTTCAATAACGCTACGACTAAGAAGAAATTTTATAATACAAAGGCGGACGTTAAGTTAGAATAGGACTCTAGACCTAGCttcttgtactccaagtctctTCCCTTGGTGTACCTTTTTATATGCCCCTTGAGGGTcttgaaatataaaaaaaaaaacagatattAGGGTTCTAGAACATTTACACCGAGACGCTGGGGCTGGGGGTTATCCTATTTAGAAAAGAATCATATAAACATAATGTATCCGAAACCATTATTCCACAAGGAGATGAAATGGCCCGAATTAGAAATTTCAACTTCACAATGTTAATTATATGGGATGAAAGAAATCAGCATATTCGAATATGAGTTTCTGTTTTGCTCTAATGCATGTTTCTATTAACTTTATGGTGcaaaaattatgtaggatacaTTGACATTGTTGGGCAGCTTGGATGAAGCAGTAACATACATCAAAAGGCTCAAGGATAGGGTTGACGAGCTACACAAAAGGAGGAGCTCTGCACAATATGTGGCTAGATTAAGAGGAGGAGCTTGTAGTGCCGTCTCGACGATGATGAGTGGTGGCATAGGGTCAGAGTTAGAAGTtgagaaagaagaaaaagggtTGCTTGCACCGGTAGTGGAGGTTCGGTATCACAACGATTTGACAATGGACGTGATGCTGATATGCAGCGTAAAGAGACCGATAAAGCTCCATGAGGTGATCGCCATACACCAGGAAGAAGGCGCGGAGATTGTCAATGCAAACCATTCCGTGGCTAGGCATAAAATATTCTACAGCATACACTCCAGGGTAATCAAATATGGCCTACAACGTCATACCCAATCAAATGCATCCTCTGTTGAAACTTGATGACATTGTACACATTTTTTAGTGTTCTGCTTATATTTTTAACTTGCTAGAAGATGCATTAAGAATGTATAATGACATTTTCTTTTTGAGAAAAATCTAACAACACTACTTGTAGTATATTAGGCTTAACTGTTTCCATTTTTTTACGGCGGAAACTGTTTTCATATTTTACTAGGCAAAATTAAGAAATCTAGACATCACACACTCTCGTAATTTATGTATTTATGAAAGGAGACAATATACATAAGAAGGTACAGTCGATGCTTTCTTTCAAATGATGGTTATTAATTTTTTCTCTTATAATTATTTTCCATAATCAATAGAATCATATTCTTCTTTTACACATCAATAAATTTTCTCCCTGTAAACTGTGCAGGCTTTCAGCTCAAGAATTGGCATTGATGTTTCAAGGGTCTCAGAAAGACTGGGAGCATTGGTATATAATGGATAAGTCATATCAATCAATATACCATGGAGAGAATATCAGAAACATCACTCAGGCGATACATGATGGTTAGTTAGTTACCCAATACAATGGATTAAACAACATATGTAATCATTCTCCATGTTTACTTCACAACATCACCGGTTTACACAGAAAATTAAGTTGGTCTTTGTTCGATCCATCAGCATGTATAATTTTATTCGCAAGTTTATCTGTCACAACCTTCTCAGTGTTCAATTTCTTGAAAAGGAGACTTGTATATTACAGGTTACATATTTTAAATCTGATGCAAGCCCTCAAGAGCAAAGACTACGACAAATCTGAAATCAGTGTGTTGGTAAAGGAGGCTAGAAGTCTTTATATTCTAAATTTCGAATCCTTCTAATTTTCTTTTAGCCGCCGCACCTATAATAATATTGCCCATGAGCTTGCAAAGCTGGATGCAAGTTCTGAGTTTGAGGACTCTTTCTGGGATGTTTCTTCTCCCAGCTGTATACTCTGTTGGACAGcgtataagttttttttttgagaaacacagtacaaacgcaagatgctcacatacacgcgcaaacATTTACCCCAATGatcgcacacacgcacacactaTCCCTATGAGCACTTCCGAAAGAATGAgccggtagattggatcttgaaattgacgaagtcaccacgggcgtctcgctgtcgacgggaacgtcgcctcctacCGAATGAATATCCCGCCTTTATGATACATACATATATCAAACCTGGTTTGAACATTGGTGGGCTggagggtacaaccaccctcctaaccacccaacctcaggttggttctcgggACAGCATATAAGGTAATGGTGGTTAAGTAGCAGTTATTTGTGTAAAGAAAAAAGTGAACACAATATAAGTTACTTCTGATTGTACCATTTTTATGTTAGAAAAGTAGTTACCTAGCACATTGCACCAAATTAGCCAATACCTGAAATTTCCCCTCTTAGAATGAAATATTTGGAAGACCAAACATGTATACAATCTGTGAAGTTGTGTTCAAACAAAGTGCAATATTCGTAAGAATCAATATCCCAATGATTATAACCAGTTTGCAGGATAAGCCTAAAGTAGAAAAAAATCATGTGAAAAGGAGAACAAATAAGAAAATAGAAATATTGATAGGTATGACCACACCAATCACGTGTGAGCAGAGAAGCTAGCTCATGAAGATTACCGGCACAAATGCACTTTCATCACCCCCACATGTGTTGTGTGTACCTATATCTGGCCATGTTTTGGGCCGGGCTGGACCTCGAGCCGGGCTGAGGAAAGCCCGATGCTGGAAAATAAGGCCCAAGACGGGCCTGtggagggcggcagtgccggccctggagcttccagctcctcttcctccttctcttccatgcttccgtgacgtcgTC contains the following coding sequences:
- the LOC124653356 gene encoding transcription factor bHLH168-like: MEVKEKAKAEMVVKRTRMNSSTTTAPVERKETEKERRQHMKELYAKLASLIPKEHCSSTDTLTLLGSLDEAVTYIKRLKDRVDELHKRRSSAQYVARLRGGACSAVSTMMSGGIGSELEVEKEEKGLLAPVVEVRYHNDLTMDVMLICSVKRPIKLHEVIAIHQEEGAEIVNANHSVARHKIFYSIHSRAFSSRIGIDVSRVSERLGALVYNG